Within the Pseudobythopirellula maris genome, the region ACGCAGCTCGACCTGCCGTGCCTGCGCAACGTGGTGCGGCTGCTCATGTCGTTCGAGCACCGCGAGAACCTCAAGGAGAAGGTGAAGATCGTCGTCAACCGGATCGGCCAGGGCGGTTCGTCGATCAGCATCAAGAAGGCCGAAGCGACCCTCGGTCGCGAGGTCTTCTGGCAACTGCCGAACGACTTCCGCACGATGATCGAGGTGCGCAACAACGGCGTGCCGCTGCTCGAGCAGGCGCCCAAGGCGGCGATCACGCAGTCGATCGGCCAGCTGGCCGAAGCGTTGTTCGGCGACGGCGTTGCCACCGATGGCGAGGAGAACTCGACCAAGGCCCGCAGCTGGCTCGGCTTGTGGCCCTCGAAGGTGTCCAAGAAGACGGGCGAAGAACCGGCGGCCGACGCCGAACCGGTGAGCTAACCCCCCGAGAGCGGCCCAGCAGGCCCGAGCCGGCTGGTGCGGCCCGCCACACGCCTGGTGCGGCGCCCCTCCAACGCGCCCTCTCGATGCGTCGACCGCTGCGGTCGCGCCAAGCGGACCCCCACTTGTGGCCGCCCCCTCTTATCCGGCGCCGCCCCGGTCGGCGCGCATTTCCCTGAGCTATGGTTGCGCAGGCGTTCTTGCGACCGACGCGCCAGGCGTCCGTCGTAAACCGCATAGCCGTCCCCGAACGCACGCCGCGCACCAGACACCATGACACAAGCCAACGCCGGTTCGGCCCCCCTGTCTCGTCAGGACAAGGAAGCCGAATTCGAAAACATCAAACGACGGATCCACACCAAGCTGGTCGACAAGCTCGACCTGTCGCGTGTGGGCGAGCTCGAGGGCGACACCCTGCGGCGCGAGATCCGCCTGGTCGTCGAGCACCTCTGCGACACCGAGGACACGTTCCTCAATCGCAACGAACGCGATCGCCTCGTCGAGGAGGTTCTCGACGAGACCTTCGGCCTGGGCCCGATGGAGCTGCTGCTCAAGGACCCCTCGATCAGCGAAATCATGGTCAACGGGCCGCGTGACGTGTTCGTCGAGAAAAGCGGCAAGCTCGTGAAGACGCAGGTCGTGTTCCGCGACAACAAGCACCTGATGCAGATCATCGACCGCATCGTGTCGCGTGTCGGCCGCCGCGTCGACGAGGTCTGCCCGATGGTCGACGCCCGCCTGCAGGATGGCTCGCGTGTGAACGCGATCATCCCGCCCCTGGCGCTCGACGGGCCCACCGTGACGATCCGGCGCTTCGGCTCGAACCCGCTGAAGCTCGAGGACCTGCTCAACTACAAGAGCCTCACGCCCGAGATGGTCATGCTGCTCGAGGGCGCCATGAAGGCGCACCTCAACATCATCATCTCCGGCGGCACCGGCTCTGGTAAGACGACGCTGCTCAACACCCTGTCGAGCTTCATCTCGAACGAAGACCGCATCGTCACGATCGAGGACGCGGCCGAGCTGCAGCTGCAGCAGGACCACGTCGTGCGGCTCGAGACCCGCCCGGCCAACATCGAGGGCAAGGGGCGGATCGGCGCCACCGACCTGGTGAGGAACTCGCTGCGTATGCGGCCCGACCGCATCATCATCGGCGAGTGTCGTGGCGGCGAGACGCTCGACATGCTGCAGGCGATGAACACGGGCCACGACGGCTCGCTCACCACCTGCCACGCGAACACGCCGCGCGACGCGATCGCCCGTCTCGAGACGATGATCATGATGGCGGGCTTCGAGATGCCCATGAAGGCGATGCGCACGCAGATCTCCAGCGCCGTCAACCTGATCGTCCAGGCCAACCGCTTGCAGGGCGGGCCGAGAAAGGTGACCCACATCACCGAGATCCTCGGCATGGAGCAAGACACGATCGTCATGCAAGACATCTTCAAATGGGTGCAGACCGGCGTCGATCAGAACGGGCGGGCGATCGGGCAGTTCGTTTCGACCGGCATCCGCCCGTCGTTCATGGACCGCCTGGAGCAGGCCGGCGTGAAGCTGCCGGCCAGCACCTTCCGCGAGCGTGTGATGCTAAGCGACTGACAACCCCAAGGCGGAAGCCGGAAGCGGAAAGGCCAACACCCGCCCCCCTGACGCCCCCGCCCGAACCGTCGCCACCTTCCCCTATCCCCTTTCGATTCTCCCATGTCTCTCTGGATCATCTACCTCGGCGTCTTCGGCTGCGTGGCGGCCCTCGTCGTGGTCGCCTCGTCTTTCATGAAGGGAGACAAGGAGGCCGAGGTCGCCCAGCGCTTGACCGCGCTAACGGGCGGTAAAAACAAGGGAGCCAAAGGCGCTCAGGCCGAGAACGACCTGATGGCCGAGTCGTGGAACCGCGGCGCCGGCGCCATCGAGCAGGCGATCGCCAACCACCTGAACCTCAAGCTGATGTTCGAGCAGGCGGACGTCAGCTACACCGTCAGCCAGTTCCTCACCGCCTGCGTGGTGGCGGCCCTGGTCGGCTTCTTCGGGCCCACCGCCTGCGGACTGCCGGCGAAGTTCGCCCCGATCATCTCGGTCATTTTCGTGTTCCTGCCGTTCGCCTGGCTGATCATGAAGCGTAAGCGGCGGCTGAAGAAATTCGGCGCCCAGTTGCCCGAAGCGCTCGAGCTTATCGCCCGCGCCCTGCGCGCCGGCCACAGCCTGGCGGCGGGACTCAACCTGGTGGCCTCG harbors:
- a CDS encoding CpaF family protein, producing MTQANAGSAPLSRQDKEAEFENIKRRIHTKLVDKLDLSRVGELEGDTLRREIRLVVEHLCDTEDTFLNRNERDRLVEEVLDETFGLGPMELLLKDPSISEIMVNGPRDVFVEKSGKLVKTQVVFRDNKHLMQIIDRIVSRVGRRVDEVCPMVDARLQDGSRVNAIIPPLALDGPTVTIRRFGSNPLKLEDLLNYKSLTPEMVMLLEGAMKAHLNIIISGGTGSGKTTLLNTLSSFISNEDRIVTIEDAAELQLQQDHVVRLETRPANIEGKGRIGATDLVRNSLRMRPDRIIIGECRGGETLDMLQAMNTGHDGSLTTCHANTPRDAIARLETMIMMAGFEMPMKAMRTQISSAVNLIVQANRLQGGPRKVTHITEILGMEQDTIVMQDIFKWVQTGVDQNGRAIGQFVSTGIRPSFMDRLEQAGVKLPASTFRERVMLSD
- a CDS encoding type II secretion system F family protein; translation: MSLWIIYLGVFGCVAALVVVASSFMKGDKEAEVAQRLTALTGGKNKGAKGAQAENDLMAESWNRGAGAIEQAIANHLNLKLMFEQADVSYTVSQFLTACVVAALVGFFGPTACGLPAKFAPIISVIFVFLPFAWLIMKRKRRLKKFGAQLPEALELIARALRAGHSLAAGLNLVASEMSNPIAKEFGRTFEEQNLGTPMEEALGKMTERIPNLDLKFFVTAIVLQRQTGGDLAEILDKIGRLIRERFKIFGQVQALTGEGRMSGIVLLALPPMLFVAVYRMNPDYLMLLFTDDLGKKMLVGGIVMQLLGAVVIQKIINIRV